A region of Sulfitobacter faviae DNA encodes the following proteins:
- the metZ gene encoding O-succinylhomoserine sulfhydrylase, which translates to MSNDRHARTQAIHAGTRRSQYGEVSEAIYLTQGFVYDSAEQAEARFEEIGPDEFIYARYGNPTVAMFEDRIATLEGAEDAFATASGMAAVSGALISMLKAGDHVVSARALFGSCIYVLEEILGRYGVEVTFVDGSDLSAWEAAIREDTRAVFFESVANPTLEVIDIEAVAKLAHAKGALVVVDNVFATPVFSRAISQGADVVVYSATKHIDGQGRALGGVVLGSREFIRGTLEPYMKHTGGSMSPFTAWIMLKGLETIDLRVRAQAASAQELAEALEGHAALARVLYPGLAGHAQNALAMRQMGAGGTVLSIDLKGGKAAAFAFLNALQVGVISNNLGDAKTIVTHPATTTHQRLPQDTKDLLGITPGLVRISVGLEYSGDLKADLLQALDAAAQA; encoded by the coding sequence ATGAGCAACGACCGTCACGCGCGCACCCAAGCGATCCACGCAGGCACCCGCCGCAGCCAATATGGCGAGGTGAGCGAAGCGATCTACCTGACCCAAGGTTTCGTCTATGACAGCGCCGAACAAGCCGAGGCGCGTTTCGAAGAGATCGGCCCGGATGAGTTCATCTATGCCCGCTATGGCAACCCCACGGTGGCCATGTTCGAGGACCGCATCGCCACGCTAGAAGGGGCCGAGGATGCCTTTGCCACCGCCAGCGGCATGGCGGCGGTCTCGGGCGCGCTGATTTCGATGCTGAAGGCGGGCGATCATGTCGTCTCGGCCCGGGCGCTATTCGGGTCTTGTATCTATGTGCTGGAAGAGATCCTTGGCCGCTACGGGGTGGAGGTCACTTTCGTCGACGGCAGCGACCTCTCCGCTTGGGAGGCCGCGATCCGCGAGGACACCCGCGCGGTGTTTTTTGAATCCGTGGCCAACCCCACGCTTGAGGTGATCGACATTGAGGCCGTGGCCAAGCTCGCCCATGCCAAGGGCGCGCTGGTTGTGGTCGACAATGTCTTTGCCACGCCGGTCTTTTCGCGCGCGATCTCGCAGGGCGCGGATGTGGTGGTCTATTCCGCGACCAAACATATCGATGGGCAGGGCCGTGCGCTTGGCGGTGTGGTGCTGGGCAGCCGCGAGTTCATCCGCGGCACGCTTGAGCCTTACATGAAACACACCGGCGGCTCGATGAGCCCCTTCACGGCTTGGATCATGCTCAAAGGGTTGGAGACCATTGACCTGCGGGTGCGGGCGCAGGCGGCCAGCGCACAGGAATTGGCCGAGGCGCTGGAAGGTCACGCGGCCTTGGCGCGGGTGCTTTACCCGGGCCTTGCGGGCCATGCGCAGAACGCACTGGCGATGCGCCAGATGGGGGCAGGGGGCACGGTGCTGTCCATTGACCTCAAGGGCGGCAAGGCGGCGGCTTTCGCATTCCTGAATGCGTTGCAGGTGGGCGTGATCTCAAACAACCTTGGCGACGCCAAGACCATCGTCACCCATCCGGCCACCACCACCCACCAGCGTCTGCCGCAGGACACCAAAGATCTTTTGGGCATCACGCCGGGGCTGGTGCGGATCAGCGTGGGGCTGGAATATAGCGGCGATCTCAAGGCCGATCTGCTGCAAGCCTTGGATGCGGCGGCGCAAGCCTGA
- the folE2 gene encoding GTP cyclohydrolase FolE2, whose translation MNIVTEMSETPDREAAQSALATLRAWAETATPAEIAALDPAMARMLAPTEYPALSRAYPEDFTAGDNYRASLPDLQNGPSSLIRGAQQLIQHVGISNFRLPIRYRSREGGDLRLETSVTGTVSLDAEKKGINMSRIMRSFYRHAEATFSFEVIEAALDDYKADLESLDARIQMRFSFPMKIGSLRSGLTGYQYYDIALELVEQNGERKKIVHLDYVYSSTCPCSLELSEHARQTRGQLATPHSQRSVARVSVETRDEGDCLWFEDLIEICRRAVPTETQVMVKREDEQAFAELNAANPIFVEDAARLFCEQLLADGRVGDFRIVASHQESLHSHDAISVLTQGETFAAQSIDPKLFNTLFHVG comes from the coding sequence ATGAACATCGTGACTGAGATGTCCGAGACACCGGACCGGGAGGCGGCGCAATCCGCGCTCGCCACGCTGCGCGCTTGGGCCGAAACGGCCACCCCGGCCGAGATTGCGGCGCTGGACCCGGCGATGGCGCGGATGCTGGCCCCCACCGAATATCCCGCCCTTAGCCGCGCCTATCCCGAAGATTTCACAGCGGGCGACAACTACCGCGCCAGCCTGCCGGATCTGCAAAACGGCCCCTCCAGCCTGATCCGCGGCGCGCAGCAGTTGATCCAGCATGTCGGCATCTCAAACTTTCGCCTGCCGATCCGCTATCGCAGCCGCGAGGGCGGGGATCTGCGGCTTGAGACCTCGGTCACCGGTACGGTCTCGCTCGATGCGGAGAAGAAGGGCATCAACATGTCCCGCATCATGCGCAGCTTCTACCGCCATGCCGAGGCGACCTTTAGCTTTGAGGTGATCGAAGCGGCGCTGGACGACTACAAGGCCGATCTTGAGAGCTTGGATGCCCGGATTCAGATGCGCTTTTCCTTCCCGATGAAGATCGGCAGCCTGCGCTCGGGCCTCACCGGCTATCAGTATTACGACATCGCGCTGGAGTTGGTGGAACAGAACGGCGAGCGCAAGAAGATCGTGCATCTCGACTATGTCTATTCCAGCACCTGCCCCTGTTCGCTGGAACTGAGCGAACACGCGCGTCAGACCCGCGGGCAATTGGCGACGCCGCATTCGCAGCGCTCCGTCGCGCGGGTATCGGTCGAGACGCGGGACGAGGGCGATTGCCTGTGGTTCGAAGACCTGATCGAGATTTGCCGCCGCGCCGTGCCGACCGAGACGCAGGTCATGGTCAAACGCGAAGACGAACAGGCGTTCGCCGAGCTTAACGCCGCCAATCCGATCTTTGTCGAGGATGCCGCGCGGCTGTTTTGCGAACAGCTTTTGGCCGATGGCCGGGTGGGCGATTTCCGCATCGTCGCCAGCCATCAAGAAAGCCTGCACAGCCACGATGCGATCAGCGTGCTGACCCAAGGCGAGACTTTTGCCGCGCAGAGCATCGACCCCAAGCTTTTCAACACCCTCTTTCACGTCGGCTGA
- a CDS encoding TrkH family potassium uptake protein — translation MLDIRPVGYVVGLLVAVLGLAMIIPILVDLAEGRGQWWVFVESALITTLGGGMIALASANGVREGLTIQQTFMLTTGVWLMLPLFGALPFVLGATEASVTDAMFEAMSGLTTTGATVLTGLEDLPKGLLIWRGILQWLGGIGIVVVAMVFLPELRVGGMQIFKSESFDTFGKILPRAGQIATQISVIYLWLTLACMLSYLALGMSTFDATVHALTTVSTGGFSNYDASFSTFSGPAEYVAVIFMILAALPFVRYVQLINGNPVALHRDPQVRGFFMTMTFLVVIVFFVLRSGTTYESERVLREALFNITSIISGTGYASADYMQWGSFAVALFFFIGLIGGCAGSTTCSIKIFRYQLLFASIRAQLRRIRSPHGVFTPRYDGRPVGADVLSSVMSFFMFFVVSLGLISVALSLTGLDFVTSVSGAAAALANIGPGLGEIIGPAGNFSSLNDTAKWILIIAMWIGRLELMAVYVMFTAKFWRA, via the coding sequence ATGTTGGATATACGACCTGTCGGATATGTCGTGGGCCTTTTGGTGGCCGTGCTCGGCCTTGCCATGATCATCCCGATCTTGGTCGATCTGGCCGAAGGCCGGGGCCAATGGTGGGTCTTTGTCGAAAGCGCGCTGATCACGACGCTGGGCGGCGGTATGATCGCCCTCGCCAGCGCCAATGGAGTCCGCGAAGGGCTCACCATTCAACAGACATTCATGCTGACCACTGGCGTCTGGCTGATGCTGCCGCTCTTCGGGGCTTTGCCCTTCGTGCTGGGCGCGACCGAGGCCAGCGTGACCGACGCGATGTTCGAGGCGATGTCGGGGCTGACGACCACCGGGGCCACGGTGCTGACCGGGTTGGAAGACCTGCCCAAAGGTCTGCTGATCTGGCGTGGGATCCTGCAATGGCTGGGTGGCATTGGTATCGTCGTTGTCGCCATGGTCTTCCTGCCTGAGCTGCGGGTCGGTGGTATGCAGATCTTCAAATCCGAATCCTTCGACACTTTCGGGAAAATCCTGCCCCGCGCGGGGCAGATCGCGACGCAGATTTCGGTGATCTACCTCTGGCTCACGCTGGCCTGCATGCTGAGCTATCTGGCCCTTGGGATGTCTACCTTCGACGCGACGGTGCATGCGCTGACAACGGTCTCGACGGGTGGTTTTTCTAACTACGACGCCTCCTTCAGCACCTTTTCCGGCCCCGCCGAATATGTCGCCGTGATTTTCATGATCCTCGCCGCGCTGCCCTTCGTGCGCTATGTGCAGCTGATCAACGGCAACCCCGTGGCCCTGCACCGCGACCCGCAGGTGCGCGGCTTTTTCATGACGATGACCTTTCTGGTGGTGATCGTCTTTTTCGTTCTGCGCAGCGGCACGACCTATGAATCCGAGCGGGTTTTGCGCGAAGCGCTGTTCAACATCACCTCGATCATCTCGGGCACCGGTTATGCCTCGGCGGACTATATGCAATGGGGCAGCTTTGCCGTGGCGCTGTTCTTTTTCATCGGTCTGATCGGCGGCTGCGCGGGCTCGACCACCTGTTCGATCAAAATCTTCCGCTATCAACTGCTCTTTGCGTCGATCCGCGCGCAGCTACGGCGGATCCGTTCGCCCCACGGTGTGTTTACCCCGCGCTACGACGGCCGCCCGGTGGGGGCGGACGTGCTAAGCTCGGTGATGTCCTTCTTCATGTTCTTCGTCGTATCGCTTGGCCTGATCTCGGTCGCGCTGAGCCTGACGGGGTTGGATTTCGTCACCTCCGTCTCGGGGGCGGCGGCGGCGCTGGCGAACATCGGCCCGGGATTGGGAGAGATCATCGGCCCGGCGGGGAACTTCAGCAGCCTTAATGACACGGCGAAGTGGATATTGATCATCGCCATGTGGATCGGGCGGCTGGAACTGATGGCGGTCTACGTCATGTTCACCGCCAAGTTCTGGCGCGCTTGA
- a CDS encoding serine protease: MKRILRAPVAIFLALSLTWAGLARAQSAEDVVWVQIEAQPSLAEATDRARAYETLLDDVNGFALGGGWYGIAVGPYRREDAELVLRSYVRDGLVPRDSFIQQSSRFQQQFWPVGDNVLETGVIDAPVGVDGVAPEEAAAGSTTPDVTTTPLDPAATEGETEAAEAETAPAPTPPEPDETPAEARRSERALSAQERKDLQIALQWAGFYDAAIDGAFGRGTRASMRAWQGANSYEQTGVLTTRQRAALMAQYNAVLDGLGLQLVRDEKAGIEIMMPTAEVDFARYEPPFAHYDSSGNIGARVLLISQPGNQDTLYGLYDIMQTLEIVPLDGPRERKRNSFELIGENGSIISQTQVSLENGQIKGFTLIWPAGDEDRRRRVVAEMSKSLTRLPGVLDAAAGNSDAQAIDLVAGLQIRQPKIARSGFFIDGNGAVVTTSEVVGSCGRVTLDADTDATVVATDEARGLALLKPESRLAPLAVAEFSNAAPRLQSEISVAGYSYEGVLSAATLTFGALSDLKGLNGDETLKRLSVKAQPGDAGGPVFDENGHVVGMLLPQTEADRKLPEDVSFALDGDVILKAAQDAGLGSKQAQGATGPIAPRDLTLRAQGMTVLVSCWE, from the coding sequence ATGAAGCGAATTCTACGTGCCCCCGTGGCGATCTTCTTGGCCCTGAGCCTGACCTGGGCGGGCCTTGCGCGGGCGCAATCGGCAGAGGATGTCGTTTGGGTTCAGATCGAGGCGCAGCCGTCCTTGGCCGAGGCCACGGATCGGGCGCGCGCCTATGAGACCCTGTTGGATGACGTGAATGGCTTTGCCTTGGGCGGCGGCTGGTACGGCATCGCCGTAGGCCCCTACCGGCGCGAGGATGCGGAACTGGTGCTGCGCAGCTATGTGCGCGACGGTCTGGTGCCGCGCGACAGCTTCATCCAGCAATCCAGCCGGTTCCAGCAGCAGTTCTGGCCCGTGGGTGACAACGTTCTGGAAACCGGCGTGATCGACGCACCCGTGGGCGTGGATGGCGTTGCGCCAGAGGAAGCCGCCGCGGGCAGCACCACCCCCGATGTCACGACAACCCCGCTTGATCCCGCAGCGACGGAGGGTGAAACCGAAGCCGCAGAGGCCGAGACCGCCCCGGCCCCCACCCCGCCCGAACCGGATGAGACCCCAGCAGAGGCGCGCCGCTCGGAACGCGCCCTTTCGGCGCAGGAGCGCAAAGACCTGCAAATCGCCCTGCAATGGGCGGGCTTTTACGACGCCGCGATTGACGGTGCCTTTGGCCGCGGCACCCGTGCCTCCATGCGCGCCTGGCAAGGCGCCAACAGCTATGAGCAGACCGGTGTGCTGACCACCCGCCAGCGCGCCGCGCTAATGGCGCAGTATAACGCCGTGCTCGACGGGCTGGGCTTGCAACTGGTGCGCGACGAGAAGGCCGGGATCGAGATCATGATGCCCACCGCCGAAGTCGACTTCGCCCGCTACGAGCCGCCCTTTGCCCATTACGACAGCAGCGGCAACATCGGCGCGCGGGTCTTGTTGATCAGCCAGCCGGGCAATCAAGATACGCTCTATGGCCTTTATGACATCATGCAAACGCTTGAGATCGTCCCCTTGGATGGCCCGCGCGAGCGCAAGCGCAATTCCTTTGAGCTGATCGGCGAAAACGGCAGCATCATCAGCCAGACGCAGGTCTCGTTGGAGAACGGTCAGATCAAGGGCTTCACGCTGATCTGGCCCGCCGGGGACGAAGACCGCCGCCGCCGCGTGGTGGCCGAGATGTCGAAAAGCCTCACGCGTCTGCCCGGCGTGCTCGATGCTGCCGCAGGCAACAGCGACGCGCAGGCGATTGATCTGGTCGCCGGCCTGCAAATCCGCCAGCCCAAGATCGCCCGCAGCGGCTTTTTCATCGATGGCAATGGCGCGGTCGTCACCACCAGCGAAGTCGTGGGCTCTTGCGGGCGGGTGACACTGGACGCCGATACCGATGCCACGGTGGTCGCCACCGATGAGGCGCGCGGCCTAGCCCTGCTCAAACCCGAAAGCCGCCTCGCCCCGCTGGCCGTGGCCGAATTCAGCAACGCGGCCCCGCGCCTGCAATCGGAAATCTCCGTCGCGGGCTACTCCTACGAGGGCGTGCTGAGTGCCGCGACACTGACCTTTGGCGCGCTGTCGGACCTCAAGGGCCTGAACGGAGATGAGACCCTCAAGCGCCTCTCGGTCAAGGCCCAGCCTGGCGATGCCGGGGGTCCGGTCTTTGATGAGAATGGCCACGTCGTGGGCATGTTGCTTCCCCAGACGGAAGCGGACCGCAAACTGCCCGAAGACGTGAGCTTTGCCCTTGATGGTGATGTGATCCTCAAGGCAGCGCAGGATGCCGGGCTGGGCAGCAAACAGGCGCAGGGGGCCACAGGCCCGATCGCGCCGCGCGACCTGACGCTGCGCGCGCAGGGCATGACCGTCTTGGTCAGCTGCTGGGAATAA
- a CDS encoding glycine--tRNA ligase subunit alpha, with the protein MSDAAQKPRSFQEIILALQSYWARQGCAVLQPYDMEVGAGTFHPATTLRSLGTQPWAAAYVQPSRRPTDGRYGENPNRLQHYYQYQVLIKPSPPNLQELYLGSLQAIGIDMALHDIRFVEDDWESPTLGAWGLGWEVWCDGMEVSQFTYFQQVGGHDCHPVSGELTYGLERLAMYVLGVDHVMDMPFNSPDAPIPLTYGDVFKQTEEEFARWNFDTANTEVLLDQFNEAEAHCKYILEQPAEDPKTGKRIVMAHPAYDQCIKASHIFNLLDARGVISVTERQAYIGRVRALAKQCADAFVQTRAGGWTPEADSAA; encoded by the coding sequence ATGTCTGACGCAGCGCAGAAACCACGCTCTTTCCAAGAGATCATCCTTGCTTTGCAGAGCTATTGGGCGCGGCAGGGCTGCGCGGTGCTGCAACCCTACGACATGGAAGTGGGCGCGGGCACCTTTCACCCGGCCACCACGCTGCGCAGCCTTGGCACGCAGCCTTGGGCCGCGGCCTATGTTCAGCCCTCGCGCCGCCCCACCGATGGGCGCTATGGTGAGAACCCGAACCGTTTGCAGCACTACTACCAGTATCAGGTGCTGATCAAACCCAGCCCGCCGAACCTGCAGGAGCTGTACCTCGGCTCGCTTCAGGCCATCGGCATCGACATGGCGCTGCATGACATCCGCTTTGTCGAGGACGATTGGGAAAGCCCGACGCTCGGCGCTTGGGGTCTGGGTTGGGAAGTCTGGTGCGACGGCATGGAAGTGTCGCAGTTCACCTATTTCCAGCAGGTCGGCGGGCATGACTGCCACCCCGTCTCGGGTGAGCTGACCTACGGGCTGGAGCGTCTGGCGATGTATGTGCTGGGTGTCGATCACGTCATGGACATGCCCTTCAACAGCCCCGACGCGCCGATCCCGCTGACCTACGGCGATGTGTTCAAACAGACCGAAGAGGAATTCGCGCGCTGGAACTTCGATACGGCCAATACCGAGGTGCTGCTCGATCAGTTCAATGAGGCTGAGGCGCATTGCAAATACATCCTCGAACAGCCCGCCGAGGACCCCAAGACCGGCAAGCGCATCGTCATGGCGCATCCGGCCTATGACCAATGCATCAAGGCGAGCCATATCTTTAACCTGCTGGATGCCCGCGGCGTGATCTCGGTCACCGAGCGGCAGGCCTATATCGGGCGGGTGCGGGCGCTGGCCAAGCAATGCGCGGATGCCTTCGTGCAGACCCGTGCGGGCGGCTGGACGCCCGAGGCGGACAGCGCGGCATGA
- a CDS encoding DUF6446 family protein, whose protein sequence is MSGKIVGIVILVSAVIAGAALYYLQIYGFYHDVPEAKVELVSLTTEEPEEIAAENLQAIDADSSPIRFRACFEHDISLAMATETYEITEHTDPRNAPGWFDCFDAPAIAAEIEAGSALTFLGGKNVHYGVDRIVALTDDGRGYIWHELNDCGEKSYDGTVVGEACPERPAD, encoded by the coding sequence ATGAGCGGGAAGATTGTTGGCATCGTGATCCTCGTCTCCGCAGTGATCGCCGGTGCGGCGCTCTATTACCTTCAGATCTACGGCTTTTACCATGATGTGCCCGAGGCCAAGGTTGAACTCGTCTCTCTGACGACGGAGGAGCCGGAGGAGATCGCGGCGGAGAACCTACAGGCCATCGACGCCGACAGTTCCCCGATCCGGTTTCGCGCCTGTTTCGAGCATGACATCAGCCTCGCCATGGCGACCGAGACCTATGAGATCACCGAGCATACCGATCCGCGCAACGCGCCGGGCTGGTTCGATTGTTTCGACGCCCCCGCCATCGCGGCTGAGATCGAGGCGGGCAGCGCGCTGACCTTCCTCGGCGGCAAAAACGTGCACTACGGCGTCGATCGGATCGTGGCGCTGACCGACGACGGGCGCGGCTATATCTGGCATGAGCTGAACGACTGTGGTGAGAAGTCCTATGACGGCACCGTGGTGGGTGAGGCCTGCCCGGAACGCCCCGCCGACTGA
- a CDS encoding DUF1206 domain-containing protein, which translates to MSEKTHEGLKWVMRAGYGARGVIYTIIGALALLAALKRTQASGTKDALAALRDEPYGIPALFAIGIGLLAYLVWRVAAGVKDVEDHGTDAKGLIARLGQITTGLIHGGIGVSVLALAMSGKNSGGSSAQDWTQKLMAMPAGRYIVAAGR; encoded by the coding sequence ATGTCAGAGAAAACACATGAGGGGCTGAAATGGGTGATGCGCGCAGGCTATGGCGCGCGCGGGGTGATCTATACGATCATCGGCGCGCTGGCGCTTTTGGCCGCCCTGAAACGCACCCAAGCCTCGGGTACGAAAGACGCCCTCGCGGCGCTGCGGGATGAGCCCTATGGCATCCCCGCGCTCTTTGCCATCGGCATCGGGCTGCTGGCCTATCTGGTCTGGCGGGTCGCCGCGGGCGTGAAGGATGTCGAAGACCACGGCACTGACGCCAAGGGGCTGATCGCGCGGCTGGGGCAGATCACGACCGGGCTGATCCACGGCGGTATCGGCGTCTCGGTTCTCGCTCTGGCGATGAGCGGCAAGAACTCCGGCGGCAGTTCTGCGCAGGACTGGACGCAAAAGCTGATGGCCATGCCCGCCGGGCGCTATATCGTGGCCGCGGGGCGCTGA
- a CDS encoding DUF1206 domain-containing protein: MKIGLVIYGGILALVAFSLGYAALTANPEQAGGLGEALQDLRGMAFGRFLLGGAGLGLIGFAVYNFVEAGYRVVPKFSDPDIRTLLD, translated from the coding sequence GTGAAGATTGGCCTTGTCATCTATGGCGGCATTCTCGCGCTCGTCGCCTTTTCGCTGGGCTATGCGGCGCTCACGGCTAACCCCGAACAGGCGGGCGGTCTGGGCGAGGCGTTGCAAGACCTGCGCGGCATGGCCTTTGGGCGCTTCCTTCTGGGCGGTGCCGGGCTGGGGCTCATCGGTTTCGCGGTCTATAACTTCGTCGAAGCGGGCTACCGCGTGGTGCCAAAATTCTCCGACCCGGATATCCGCACCTTGTTGGATTAA
- a CDS encoding cell wall hydrolase — protein MRFIRSISFALSMALCSSPLAVQASSESASDLAQIEIQGLKSAGAARLQEMVAQPVSASETDVKFSTAWIDSQPKAEGNAELQCLAEALYFEARGETVKGQFAVAEVIMNRVKSARFPGTLCGVINQGTGRKYQCQFTYTCDGHKEVINEPRAFARVSKVARAIIDGSAPKLTNGATHYHTTAVNPNWARVYTKTARIGQHLFYRHTWKTASN, from the coding sequence ATGCGTTTTATCCGGTCGATCTCTTTTGCTCTTTCCATGGCGCTGTGCAGCAGCCCGCTGGCGGTTCAGGCCAGCTCTGAAAGTGCGAGCGATCTTGCGCAGATTGAAATTCAAGGTCTGAAGTCCGCCGGTGCGGCGCGGCTTCAGGAGATGGTCGCACAGCCCGTGTCGGCCAGCGAGACAGATGTGAAATTCTCCACGGCTTGGATCGACAGCCAGCCCAAGGCCGAAGGCAACGCTGAGTTGCAGTGCCTTGCCGAAGCGCTCTATTTCGAGGCACGTGGCGAGACGGTCAAAGGCCAGTTCGCCGTGGCCGAAGTGATCATGAACCGCGTGAAATCCGCCCGTTTCCCCGGCACGCTTTGCGGCGTGATCAACCAAGGGACCGGGCGCAAGTATCAGTGCCAGTTCACCTACACCTGCGACGGCCACAAAGAGGTCATCAATGAGCCGCGCGCTTTTGCCCGTGTCTCGAAAGTCGCGCGTGCGATCATCGACGGCAGCGCGCCGAAGCTGACCAATGGCGCGACCCACTATCACACCACTGCCGTGAACCCCAATTGGGCGCGGGTCTATACCAAGACCGCGCGGATCGGGCAGCACCTCTTCTATCGCCACACATGGAAGACCGCCTCGAACTGA
- the folP gene encoding dihydropteroate synthase — translation MTDYHRPLVQIGPARPEAALTLAGGWGWFTHVEVLSRGQTPRVIPADALPSAARDALTAPRPAIAGLSFDRPRVMGILNATPDSFSDGGRHADPKVAVAAGAAMRAAGVDMLDIGGESTRPGAETVPEDEEIARVRPVIEGLRAAGEGAISIDTRKAAVAEAAVAAGADLVNDVAGLTFDPALAPFCAARGLPVCVMHAQGDPATMQRDPRYDDVLLDVYDYLAERIAALEAQGIPRANIIADPGIGFGKTLEHNLALLARLSLFHSLGVPILLGASRKRFIGTIGGGAAGEDRAPGSIAVALAALNHGVQVLRVHDVAQTIQSILLYRSALAGKEI, via the coding sequence ATGACCGACTACCACCGCCCCTTGGTTCAAATCGGCCCCGCGCGGCCCGAAGCTGCGCTGACCCTCGCGGGCGGTTGGGGCTGGTTCACCCATGTTGAAGTCCTGTCGCGCGGGCAGACGCCGCGCGTGATCCCGGCAGATGCGCTCCCCTCCGCCGCGCGAGATGCATTGACCGCGCCGCGCCCGGCCATTGCGGGGTTGAGTTTCGACCGCCCCCGCGTGATGGGCATCCTCAATGCCACGCCTGACAGTTTCTCAGACGGGGGCCGCCATGCCGACCCGAAGGTCGCGGTTGCGGCGGGGGCGGCGATGCGGGCGGCGGGGGTCGATATGCTCGACATTGGCGGGGAATCCACACGCCCCGGAGCGGAGACCGTGCCGGAGGACGAAGAAATCGCGCGTGTTCGGCCGGTGATCGAAGGGCTGCGGGCGGCCGGGGAGGGGGCGATCAGCATCGACACCCGCAAGGCTGCCGTGGCCGAAGCCGCCGTGGCGGCGGGGGCGGATCTGGTCAATGACGTGGCAGGGCTGACCTTCGACCCGGCGCTTGCGCCCTTCTGCGCGGCGCGGGGGCTGCCGGTCTGTGTGATGCATGCCCAAGGCGACCCGGCCACGATGCAACGCGACCCGCGCTATGATGACGTGCTGCTCGACGTCTATGACTATCTGGCCGAACGCATCGCGGCGCTTGAGGCACAGGGCATCCCGCGCGCAAATATCATCGCCGATCCGGGCATCGGCTTTGGCAAGACGCTGGAGCACAACCTTGCGCTGCTCGCGCGGCTGAGCCTGTTCCACAGCCTCGGGGTGCCGATCTTGCTCGGCGCGTCGCGCAAACGTTTCATCGGCACGATCGGCGGCGGCGCGGCGGGGGAAGATCGCGCGCCCGGCTCCATCGCGGTGGCCCTGGCGGCGCTGAACCACGGGGTCCAAGTCTTGCGTGTCCACGATGTGGCGCAAACCATTCAATCCATTTTACTTTATCGTTCGGCACTGGCAGGTAAAGAGATATGA